In the genome of Rhizobium sp. CC-YZS058, one region contains:
- a CDS encoding glycosyltransferase family 2 protein translates to MGFILFCLWVVAILISIPALIYGLEIAMSFLRRSSEQPVGERPAAAIIVPAHDEEGGIRETVQGIRKQMRAGDRLLVVADNCRDRTAEIARDAGAEVVERFDDVLRGKGYALDAGLRTMALANLPYVVFIDADCWLEEGALDALLEASHQRNGAVQGVNLMIAPPDADIKMRVAELAFLIKNKVRPLGLARLGLGCHLTGSAMAIPTPLINQATVANGNLVEDMKLGLDLAEMGRLPTFCEGSRVFSYFPHTKKGRTTQRQRWESGHLALIAKALRHLAAPGILARPKAVLFILDLVIPPLSLLLVLLTLSMLAILAVTVSLGLSHGPVLLLGASLLWFLAMTIVAWLGYGLTVLPVRSALQVVPYIFGKLPLYLATLRGRKELAWIRTDRSKEQDRA, encoded by the coding sequence ATGGGTTTCATCTTGTTCTGTCTTTGGGTCGTGGCCATTCTTATCTCGATTCCGGCCCTGATCTACGGCCTCGAGATCGCCATGTCCTTCCTTCGCCGCTCATCCGAACAACCTGTCGGCGAGCGTCCGGCTGCCGCGATCATCGTGCCCGCTCATGACGAGGAGGGTGGGATTCGTGAAACGGTTCAGGGCATCCGCAAACAGATGCGTGCGGGAGACCGTCTGTTGGTGGTGGCTGACAATTGCCGCGACCGCACGGCCGAGATTGCCCGCGACGCCGGCGCCGAAGTGGTGGAGCGCTTCGATGACGTTTTGCGTGGCAAGGGCTATGCACTCGATGCCGGGCTGCGCACCATGGCGCTCGCAAATCTCCCCTATGTCGTCTTTATCGATGCCGATTGCTGGCTCGAAGAAGGCGCGCTCGATGCCTTGCTGGAGGCCTCGCACCAGCGCAACGGCGCGGTGCAAGGTGTCAATCTGATGATCGCGCCGCCGGACGCCGACATCAAGATGCGCGTCGCCGAACTTGCCTTCCTCATCAAGAACAAGGTGCGCCCGCTCGGGCTGGCCCGGCTCGGGCTCGGTTGCCATTTGACCGGCAGCGCCATGGCGATCCCCACGCCGCTGATCAACCAGGCCACGGTCGCCAATGGCAATCTGGTCGAGGACATGAAGCTCGGCCTCGATCTCGCCGAGATGGGCCGCCTGCCGACATTTTGCGAGGGGTCGAGGGTCTTCAGCTATTTTCCGCATACGAAGAAGGGCCGCACGACGCAGCGTCAGCGCTGGGAAAGCGGGCACCTGGCGCTGATTGCCAAGGCGCTGCGTCATCTGGCGGCGCCGGGCATCCTCGCGCGCCCGAAGGCCGTGCTGTTCATTCTCGACCTCGTCATTCCACCGCTGAGCTTGCTCCTCGTCCTTTTGACCCTTTCCATGCTCGCGATCCTGGCCGTCACCGTTTCCCTCGGTCTGTCGCACGGGCCGGTCCTGCTGCTCGGCGCCTCGCTTCTCTGGTTCCTCGCAATGACGATCGTCGCCTGGCTCGGCTATGGGCTGACCGTGCTGCCCGTCCGCTCGGCCTTGCAGGTCGTCCCCTACATCTTCGGCAAGCTCCCCCTGTACCTCGCCACGTTACGCGGTCGCAAAGAACTCGCCTGGATCCGCACCGACCGCTCCAAGGAGCAGGACCGGGCATAG
- a CDS encoding response regulator transcription factor, which translates to MTDTKIRILVVDDHPLFREGVARSLSGQPDFEVCGEGASAEDAVRLDRAMKPDVVLLDLSMPGGGHSALAAIRDQSPDAKVLVLTASEDDDDVLRALKSGARGYVLKGVGAAALVEVVRGAMNGESYVSPTLAARILTELRTEGPRSPERAEETTDPLQTLTRREEEILRLVASGNSNKEVARRIDLQEKTIKHHMTRILQKLNVRNRTEAAILLKESRKA; encoded by the coding sequence ATGACCGACACCAAGATCCGCATCCTCGTCGTCGACGATCATCCTCTGTTCCGGGAAGGCGTGGCCCGCAGCCTGTCCGGCCAGCCGGACTTCGAGGTCTGCGGCGAAGGCGCTTCGGCGGAGGATGCCGTGCGTCTCGACCGGGCGATGAAGCCCGATGTCGTCCTGCTCGATCTGTCGATGCCGGGCGGCGGCCATAGCGCGCTCGCCGCCATCCGGGATCAGTCGCCGGACGCAAAGGTCCTTGTCCTGACCGCCTCCGAAGATGATGACGACGTTTTACGGGCGCTCAAAAGCGGCGCGCGCGGCTACGTCCTCAAGGGCGTCGGAGCCGCCGCGCTGGTGGAGGTCGTCCGCGGCGCGATGAACGGCGAAAGCTACGTCTCGCCGACGCTCGCAGCCCGGATCCTGACCGAGCTGCGCACGGAGGGCCCGCGCTCCCCGGAACGGGCGGAGGAGACCACCGATCCGTTGCAGACGCTCACCCGCCGGGAGGAAGAGATTTTGCGACTGGTTGCCAGCGGCAACAGCAACAAGGAAGTGGCACGCCGGATCGACCTGCAGGAAAAGACGATCAAGCACCACATGACGCGCATCCTGCAAAAGCTGAACGTCCGCAACCGGACCGAGGCTGCGATCCTGCTCAAGGAGTCCCGCAAGGCGTAA
- a CDS encoding glycoside hydrolase family 9 protein, with product MPRLAAAADGLRVEEITIAAPDILAVELREPAYSRGRIVTLPTPVSSPAGSWIDSAQGYGMVIGPKRDHLRLPDTPPSIRLDRAAADDASAYGPIGGHKVIDVFRKSVPYDSGFYSEGGASRTGASFKHYLYLQLDGPLEPGTYSIAWPRQMLPPAAFTYDPAATRAIALRTTQVGHTAGDVAKTAFLSLWLPGGPEDGAVDFRRYGLDRFRVVDASGKAVFEGAITLRKGPKDPEPGNGVAEPLGDYTHVRSPRVAVRGIEQTDPVRILAPGHGFKAGDRIALEGIGGDQDAGATFATVADATPDDFALSDVKGPIASAFDGEGTATLAYSSGRSGTYVFELDYSRFTPAASGIYRIAIPGLGVSDPIAISPETWFDLGALSLAGLYNHRSGIALDGRFGYTRPAAFRPGPGLTIHQSRLPLAWSQEFGGPLSLEKGAEAGWITEEAAPETYWGGYMDAGDWDRRIQHVEIASLLLDVFEWMPEAMRERRVKVPQSSEVLDDPAYKAAGDLPDLINEALWPMDFFRRLQAPDGSIHGGIESASFPLLGEPSYLEHQAVFAYAPDVVSTFKYAAVAARLARVLTEIGKTELADLYATSARAAWKAGEAGFADPDRFYAAAIAAGEETGLFAETPWETLKETLQKNAGEYRATAAASLFRLTGEAEFKTVFETAVSGGLSIYAHTADGAWDYLSSPGGDLTLQGRLRQQFLDEARMVSKAQDALAYPSMKHPGAPAGWGQGTAPDYNMVQLFMRAYRLQPDDQLLRIMEQTSAVILGANQVGLSFTTGAGTRQILHPLQEDHRAMGVAAPRGITVYGFGPQSQAAYGWVFGPPWSPLPESGTDEDAAARRIFPPRFSMPYLEFLIEHPGVIMQQEYTVQQPIATTAALWFFLAIAESNRTPR from the coding sequence GTGCCGCGCCTCGCTGCCGCTGCGGACGGGCTGCGCGTCGAGGAGATCACCATTGCTGCGCCGGATATCCTGGCGGTCGAGCTGCGTGAGCCCGCCTACAGCCGCGGGCGCATCGTCACGCTGCCGACGCCGGTGTCCTCCCCCGCCGGAAGCTGGATCGACAGCGCACAGGGCTATGGCATGGTCATCGGGCCGAAGCGCGATCATCTGCGCCTCCCCGACACGCCGCCGTCGATCCGCCTCGACCGCGCTGCGGCCGATGACGCCTCCGCCTATGGCCCAATCGGCGGCCATAAGGTCATTGACGTCTTCCGGAAATCAGTTCCCTACGATTCGGGCTTCTACAGCGAAGGCGGTGCGTCGCGCACCGGGGCGAGCTTCAAGCACTATCTCTACCTCCAGCTCGACGGGCCGCTGGAGCCCGGCACCTATTCGATTGCCTGGCCGCGGCAGATGCTGCCGCCAGCCGCTTTCACCTACGACCCTGCCGCAACACGCGCCATCGCGCTGCGCACCACCCAGGTCGGCCATACGGCAGGCGATGTCGCGAAGACCGCCTTCCTCAGCCTTTGGCTGCCCGGCGGCCCGGAGGACGGCGCGGTCGACTTTCGGCGCTATGGGCTCGATCGCTTCCGTGTGGTCGACGCGTCGGGCAAGGCTGTCTTCGAGGGTGCGATCACGCTGCGCAAGGGACCGAAGGATCCCGAGCCAGGCAATGGCGTTGCCGAGCCGCTCGGCGACTATACCCATGTTCGCAGTCCGCGTGTTGCCGTTCGCGGTATCGAACAGACGGATCCGGTGCGCATTCTTGCGCCGGGCCACGGGTTCAAGGCGGGTGACCGGATCGCTCTCGAAGGGATTGGCGGCGATCAGGACGCCGGCGCCACCTTCGCGACCGTGGCCGACGCGACACCCGATGATTTTGCTCTGTCCGACGTGAAAGGGCCGATCGCAAGCGCCTTCGACGGCGAGGGCACGGCGACGCTGGCCTATTCCAGTGGTCGATCCGGCACCTATGTCTTCGAACTCGACTATTCGCGCTTCACGCCTGCTGCCTCCGGAATTTATCGAATCGCCATTCCGGGCCTCGGTGTTTCCGATCCGATCGCCATTTCTCCCGAGACCTGGTTCGACCTCGGGGCCTTGTCGCTGGCCGGGCTCTACAACCATCGCAGCGGGATCGCTCTCGATGGACGCTTCGGCTATACGCGGCCGGCAGCGTTTCGTCCGGGGCCGGGTCTGACGATCCACCAGAGCCGTCTGCCTCTCGCCTGGTCGCAGGAATTCGGCGGACCTCTCTCCCTCGAAAAAGGGGCAGAAGCCGGCTGGATCACTGAAGAGGCCGCGCCCGAGACCTACTGGGGCGGCTATATGGACGCCGGCGATTGGGACCGGCGGATCCAGCATGTCGAGATCGCCTCGCTGTTGCTGGATGTCTTCGAATGGATGCCGGAGGCGATGCGCGAGCGGCGCGTCAAGGTCCCGCAATCGTCCGAGGTGCTCGACGATCCGGCCTACAAGGCAGCCGGAGACCTGCCGGATCTGATCAATGAGGCCCTCTGGCCCATGGACTTCTTTCGCCGGCTGCAGGCGCCCGATGGCAGCATTCACGGCGGCATCGAAAGCGCGAGCTTTCCTTTGCTTGGTGAGCCAAGCTATCTCGAGCATCAGGCCGTCTTCGCCTACGCGCCGGATGTGGTCTCGACCTTCAAATATGCCGCCGTCGCCGCCCGTCTTGCGCGTGTTCTGACCGAGATCGGCAAGACCGAGCTCGCCGATCTCTACGCAACAAGCGCGCGCGCCGCCTGGAAGGCCGGCGAGGCCGGCTTTGCCGATCCCGACCGCTTCTACGCTGCGGCCATCGCGGCGGGGGAGGAAACCGGGCTTTTCGCCGAAACGCCGTGGGAAACGCTGAAGGAGACACTGCAGAAGAACGCCGGCGAATATCGCGCGACGGCAGCAGCGTCGCTCTTCCGGCTGACCGGGGAGGCAGAGTTCAAGACGGTGTTCGAAACGGCGGTCTCCGGCGGCTTGTCGATCTACGCCCACACGGCGGATGGTGCCTGGGACTATCTCTCTAGCCCCGGTGGCGATCTGACGCTGCAGGGGCGGCTGCGTCAGCAGTTCCTGGACGAAGCGCGCATGGTCAGCAAGGCGCAGGACGCACTGGCCTATCCAAGCATGAAGCATCCCGGCGCGCCCGCCGGCTGGGGTCAAGGCACGGCGCCCGATTACAATATGGTGCAGCTCTTCATGCGAGCCTATCGGCTGCAGCCGGACGATCAGCTCCTGCGCATCATGGAACAGACCTCCGCCGTCATCCTCGGCGCGAATCAGGTGGGCCTCAGCTTCACCACCGGCGCAGGAACCCGCCAGATCCTGCATCCCCTGCAAGAGGATCACCGCGCCATGGGCGTGGCGGCGCCGCGCGGCATCACGGTCTATGGGTTCGGCCCCCAGAGCCAGGCCGCCTATGGCTGGGTCTTCGGCCCCCCATGGTCGCCTCTGCCGGAATCGGGCACGGACGAGGACGCCGCGGCCCGCCGCATCTTCCCGCCGCGCTTCTCCATGCCCTATCTCGAATTTCTCATCGAGCATCCCGGCGTCATCATGCAGCAGGAATATACCGTCCAGCAGCCGATCGCCACGACGGCCGCCCTGTGGTTCTTCCTCGCCATCGCCGAATCGAATCGCACGCCGCGGTAA
- a CDS encoding sensor histidine kinase, which translates to MSEGQDGARSAGQSPSLARQFVLAAALVLLFGMGAIGFWVSTRIEEAVTHNAAAATALYVDSIIAPLTQDMAQSHELTEGAKLALRETLSQGVLSQKMFSFKIWTPDGTIVFSNEESLVGKRFPMTEGLSEAGAGRIHAEFEHLDEEENRLESQSGIPLLEIYSPIREPWSGRIIAVAEFYEAAQDLRRELNLAQLQSWLVVATVTIAMLAMLYGIVARGSRLIVSQRAELNDKVETLSTLLKQNAALHGRVEQATRRSADLNERYLRRISAELHDGPAQLLAFASLRLGAVAEGQAEPGEAERVKDALTEAMRDIRNICRGLTLPELAGLSTAETIERAVSAHETRTGTPVALQRPATLPVLSQAEKICTYRFLQEALNNAAHHAEGKRQTVRVETRQEDLAVTVADEGPGFDPSQPGEGLGLIGLKERIATLGGRLEIDAAPGQGARLTMHLPRKSS; encoded by the coding sequence ATGAGTGAGGGACAAGACGGGGCGCGGTCTGCCGGGCAGAGCCCCAGCCTGGCGCGGCAATTCGTGCTTGCCGCGGCCCTCGTTCTTCTCTTCGGCATGGGGGCGATCGGCTTCTGGGTCAGCACCCGCATCGAGGAAGCGGTGACGCACAATGCGGCGGCGGCAACCGCGCTCTATGTCGACAGCATCATCGCGCCTCTCACCCAGGACATGGCGCAATCGCACGAACTGACGGAGGGCGCCAAGCTTGCCCTGCGCGAGACGCTGAGCCAGGGCGTGCTCAGCCAGAAGATGTTCTCCTTCAAGATCTGGACGCCGGACGGTACGATCGTCTTCAGCAACGAAGAGAGCTTGGTCGGCAAACGCTTCCCCATGACGGAAGGCCTGTCGGAAGCGGGAGCGGGGCGGATCCACGCCGAGTTCGAACATCTGGACGAGGAAGAAAATCGGCTGGAAAGCCAGAGCGGGATTCCGCTTCTGGAGATCTACAGCCCCATCCGCGAGCCATGGTCAGGCCGCATCATCGCCGTCGCGGAGTTTTATGAGGCGGCTCAGGATCTGCGGCGGGAGCTCAACCTCGCCCAGTTGCAGAGCTGGCTGGTCGTCGCCACGGTGACGATCGCCATGCTTGCCATGCTCTATGGCATCGTGGCGCGCGGCAGCCGCCTGATCGTCTCGCAGCGCGCCGAACTCAACGACAAGGTCGAAACGCTTTCGACGCTGCTTAAGCAGAACGCCGCGCTGCACGGCCGCGTGGAGCAGGCGACGCGCCGCTCCGCAGATCTGAACGAACGTTACCTTCGCCGAATTTCGGCGGAGCTCCATGATGGGCCAGCGCAGCTCCTCGCCTTCGCCTCGCTTCGCCTCGGCGCTGTGGCGGAGGGCCAGGCGGAACCGGGCGAAGCCGAACGGGTGAAGGATGCGCTGACCGAGGCGATGCGCGATATCCGCAACATCTGCCGCGGCCTGACCCTTCCCGAGCTGGCCGGCCTGTCGACGGCCGAGACGATTGAGCGCGCCGTTTCCGCGCATGAGACACGCACCGGCACACCCGTCGCGCTGCAACGACCCGCCACCCTGCCCGTTCTTTCCCAGGCCGAAAAGATCTGCACCTATCGCTTCCTGCAGGAGGCGCTGAACAATGCGGCCCACCACGCCGAGGGCAAGCGCCAGACGGTCAGGGTCGAAACAAGGCAAGAGGATCTTGCCGTGACGGTTGCCGACGAGGGACCCGGCTTCGACCCGTCGCAACCCGGCGAGGGCCTGGGCCTGATCGGGCTCAAGGAACGGATCGCCACGCTCGGCGGCCGGCTGGAGATCGACGCGGCGCCGGGACAGGGCGCGCGGCTGACCATGCATCTGCCAAGGAAAAGCTCATGA
- a CDS encoding GGDEF domain-containing protein, which translates to MISLVKTSAYPKQIVEKSNVERVKTWDRDAAMLSLDLTEYPCHLTSEPPMSSASGASDDRSAWTAREWFAECCRLDDLEAPVEQVVAAGEKGRWIARAGLDHAAVIEGTVLIAGSYANRGLYADAVRIMAEEVDGLPLCTDRSQVAGFLGAFASSLGNVGDYVRAIRYYEEAIATLDTTLSDDPVIKGRVFGNYLELLIKLDRAADADAFASIFRETRERIPDDVLKPFRTCYSCVILTLVAVDRMMAAMRTAVPDLAGIEDALTMTEESLRVARDAAPASVALVQVARSLCLLLLARDDPEGEAMLAGSDRGSYADAGSLMIQAVIRWAALELGRSSRPERARRILELVAPSSDIGQGNAPDLRWYVVSAEINEKAGDFAAACADYRAHLAALERSQATILSLRSEIADVVGHAEEARRQAHRAREKAVALQQRNSELADDHARMTRMARTDPLTAVGNRRALMEVVEQLSAESERDTHLLVVVDIDHFKAVNDLFSHQVGDEVIALVARILDSRIRRADSLFRFGGEEFVVLLKSIASLERVESWRSAIERYDWSTVAAELRVTASFGVSTWQEDEPFDSAFQRADQSLYKAKKTGRNRVVFS; encoded by the coding sequence ATGATCTCGCTCGTAAAGACGTCGGCTTATCCTAAACAAATTGTTGAGAAGTCTAATGTAGAAAGAGTCAAAACATGGGACCGTGACGCGGCTATGCTCAGTTTAGACCTCACCGAATACCCTTGCCATCTGACATCCGAACCGCCGATGTCCAGCGCCTCCGGTGCCAGCGACGACCGTTCCGCCTGGACGGCGCGCGAGTGGTTTGCGGAGTGTTGTCGGCTGGACGACCTGGAAGCGCCCGTCGAGCAGGTGGTCGCCGCAGGCGAAAAGGGCCGGTGGATTGCGCGCGCCGGGCTTGACCATGCCGCAGTTATCGAGGGGACGGTGCTGATCGCCGGCAGCTACGCCAACCGGGGGCTTTATGCGGATGCGGTGCGGATCATGGCCGAGGAGGTCGATGGTCTGCCACTCTGCACCGATCGGTCGCAGGTGGCGGGGTTCCTCGGTGCGTTTGCCTCAAGCCTCGGCAACGTCGGGGATTATGTGCGGGCCATCCGATACTACGAGGAAGCCATCGCCACCCTGGACACCACGCTTTCGGACGACCCCGTCATCAAGGGTCGCGTCTTCGGCAACTACCTCGAACTGCTCATCAAACTGGACCGGGCGGCGGATGCGGACGCGTTCGCGTCGATCTTCCGAGAGACGCGGGAGCGCATTCCGGACGATGTCCTGAAGCCGTTTCGGACCTGTTACAGCTGTGTGATCCTGACGCTCGTTGCCGTCGATCGGATGATGGCCGCGATGCGCACAGCTGTGCCCGACCTTGCCGGGATCGAGGATGCGCTGACGATGACGGAGGAGAGCCTGCGGGTCGCCAGAGACGCCGCGCCCGCCTCGGTTGCCTTGGTCCAGGTGGCGCGTTCGCTCTGCCTGCTGCTTCTGGCCAGGGACGACCCGGAGGGTGAGGCGATGCTGGCCGGCAGCGACCGCGGTTCCTATGCGGATGCCGGCTCGCTGATGATTCAGGCGGTCATCCGATGGGCTGCCCTCGAACTCGGCCGCTCTAGCAGGCCTGAGCGCGCGCGGCGCATTCTCGAGCTTGTCGCGCCATCGTCCGACATTGGCCAGGGCAATGCGCCAGATCTGCGCTGGTATGTCGTCTCGGCCGAGATCAACGAGAAGGCGGGCGACTTTGCGGCGGCCTGCGCGGATTATCGCGCTCACCTTGCGGCCTTGGAGCGGTCCCAGGCGACGATCCTGTCGTTGCGCAGCGAAATTGCAGATGTCGTCGGACATGCCGAGGAGGCGCGCCGGCAGGCGCATCGGGCACGGGAGAAGGCCGTTGCGCTGCAGCAGCGCAACAGCGAGCTCGCCGATGATCATGCGCGCATGACACGAATGGCACGGACGGATCCGCTTACAGCTGTCGGCAATCGCCGCGCGCTGATGGAGGTGGTGGAGCAGCTGTCGGCCGAGAGCGAACGTGACACCCATCTTCTGGTGGTTGTCGACATCGATCATTTCAAGGCCGTCAACGATCTCTTCTCTCATCAGGTGGGGGACGAGGTCATTGCCCTGGTTGCCCGGATCCTCGACAGCCGCATCCGCCGGGCCGACAGCCTGTTCCGGTTTGGCGGGGAGGAGTTCGTCGTCCTTCTCAAGAGCATCGCCTCTCTCGAGCGCGTGGAGTCGTGGCGCTCGGCGATCGAACGCTACGACTGGTCGACCGTTGCTGCCGAGCTGAGGGTGACCGCGAGCTTCGGCGTCTCGACATGGCAAGAGGACGAACCGTTCGACAGTGCTTTCCAACGTGCCGACCAAAGCCTCTACAAAGCTAAGAAAACCGGACGCAACCGCGTCGTCTTCAGCTAA
- a CDS encoding glycosyltransferase produces MHAIRDGAKRNHGDNGAADRAKPRVLVIAEAANPEWTSVPLIGWSLSTALRRHADVLIVTQVRNRDAFLRQGLVEGTDFVAIDNEHVARRTNRLADVLRGGSGKGWTIVTAMEALAYYSFEQAVWRQFRGRLSAGEFDLVHRITPLSPTSQSLLARKLRRLGIPFVIGPLNGGLPWPKAFDGVRRKEREWLAPLRKAYQLMPAYKATRHDAAAIIAGSCHTLSELPTTLADRAYLIPENGVDPARFQPRVRPLDSGPLRLAFVGRLVPYKGADILIEAAEAFCRNRQVEILIIGDGPQREELEALVAARGLAAHVTFAGWVQHDALAARLAGCHCLALPSIREFGGGVVLEAMALGMVPVVARYGGPAELIDPQSGIAVPFTDRQSLVDGFEAALAGLLAEPTRLEHLSRGAIARIASTFTWDAKAQQILAIYNWTLKRASKPSFAF; encoded by the coding sequence ATGCACGCGATAAGGGACGGTGCGAAACGCAACCATGGCGACAACGGCGCTGCCGACCGCGCCAAACCGCGCGTCCTCGTCATCGCGGAGGCGGCCAATCCGGAATGGACCAGCGTCCCGCTGATCGGCTGGAGCCTGTCGACTGCGCTTCGACGCCATGCGGATGTTCTCATCGTGACGCAGGTGCGCAACCGTGACGCCTTTCTGCGGCAGGGTCTCGTTGAAGGCACCGATTTCGTCGCGATCGACAACGAACATGTGGCGCGGCGCACGAACCGGCTGGCCGATGTCCTGCGCGGCGGAAGCGGAAAGGGCTGGACGATCGTCACAGCCATGGAGGCGCTCGCCTATTACAGCTTCGAGCAGGCGGTGTGGCGTCAATTCCGCGGCCGGCTGTCTGCCGGCGAGTTCGATCTTGTCCATCGAATCACCCCGCTCAGCCCGACAAGCCAGAGCCTGCTGGCCCGCAAGCTTCGCCGTCTCGGCATTCCCTTCGTGATCGGGCCGCTGAACGGCGGCCTTCCCTGGCCGAAAGCATTTGACGGCGTGCGCCGCAAGGAGCGCGAATGGCTCGCACCGCTGCGCAAGGCCTATCAGCTGATGCCGGCCTACAAGGCGACGCGCCACGATGCGGCGGCGATCATCGCCGGCTCCTGCCACACCCTGTCGGAACTTCCGACCACTCTGGCTGATCGTGCCTATCTCATTCCCGAGAACGGGGTCGATCCCGCCCGGTTTCAGCCGCGCGTGCGGCCTCTGGACAGCGGGCCGCTGCGCCTCGCCTTTGTCGGGCGGTTGGTGCCCTATAAGGGCGCTGATATCTTGATCGAGGCGGCCGAGGCGTTTTGCCGAAACCGGCAGGTCGAGATCCTCATCATCGGCGATGGTCCACAGCGCGAGGAGCTGGAGGCGCTGGTGGCGGCGCGCGGGCTCGCTGCCCATGTCACCTTCGCGGGCTGGGTGCAGCATGACGCGCTGGCGGCCCGGCTCGCCGGATGTCACTGCCTCGCCTTGCCCAGCATTCGCGAGTTCGGCGGCGGGGTGGTGCTGGAGGCCATGGCGCTCGGCATGGTGCCGGTGGTGGCGCGTTACGGGGGGCCGGCGGAGCTGATCGATCCGCAATCCGGCATCGCGGTTCCCTTTACCGACCGGCAAAGCCTCGTCGACGGCTTCGAGGCTGCGCTCGCCGGGCTTCTTGCAGAGCCGACCCGCCTCGAGCATCTGAGCCGCGGGGCAATCGCGCGAATCGCCAGCACCTTTACCTGGGACGCCAAGGCACAGCAGATCCTCGCGATCTACAATTGGACCCTGAAACGCGCGTCGAAGCCAAGCTTCGCATTCTGA
- a CDS encoding WecB/TagA/CpsF family glycosyltransferase has product MTLVSYNLSVPASRERSDFLNAPFDPLAFEEVLERIRTIDETSPFKYIVTPNVDHVVRLNRDSSLREYYSKAWLSLCDSAPISAFALLLWVDLPIVTGSDLTEAMFREVIRDGDRVTLIVANQQVADRAMQTFPHVSFRTMVPPQNLACNPDAMEACIDFIACEPSRFTFIAVGSPQSERIACGLTTHPEARGLAVCCGASIEFLVGMQKRAPHVLRGSGFEWLFRMANDPRRLFKRYASTVAPLLRLMGAEVVKTVRGRR; this is encoded by the coding sequence ATGACCCTTGTGAGTTATAATCTGTCGGTCCCGGCGAGCCGCGAGCGGTCGGATTTTCTTAACGCGCCGTTCGACCCGCTGGCCTTCGAAGAAGTGCTGGAGAGAATCCGCACGATCGACGAAACATCGCCTTTCAAATATATCGTTACGCCCAATGTCGACCACGTCGTGCGGCTCAACCGCGATTCTTCACTTCGCGAATACTATAGCAAGGCCTGGCTTTCACTGTGCGACAGCGCGCCGATCTCCGCATTTGCCCTTCTGCTGTGGGTTGATCTGCCGATCGTCACCGGATCGGACCTGACCGAAGCGATGTTTCGCGAGGTCATTCGCGATGGTGACCGGGTGACCCTGATCGTCGCCAACCAGCAGGTGGCCGATCGTGCGATGCAGACTTTTCCGCATGTCTCGTTTCGAACCATGGTGCCGCCGCAGAACCTCGCCTGCAATCCGGATGCCATGGAAGCCTGCATCGACTTCATTGCCTGCGAACCTTCGCGCTTCACCTTCATCGCCGTCGGCTCCCCGCAGTCCGAACGGATTGCTTGCGGGCTGACGACGCATCCCGAGGCGCGCGGCCTGGCGGTCTGCTGTGGCGCATCGATCGAGTTCCTGGTCGGCATGCAGAAGCGGGCGCCGCATGTGCTGCGTGGATCCGGCTTCGAATGGCTGTTTCGCATGGCCAACGACCCCCGCCGCCTGTTCAAGCGCTATGCCTCGACCGTTGCTCCCCTGCTGCGGCTGATGGGCGCAGAAGTGGTCAAGACCGTTCGCGGCCGGCGTTAG